One region of Cinclus cinclus chromosome 1, bCinCin1.1, whole genome shotgun sequence genomic DNA includes:
- the EEF1D gene encoding elongation factor 1-delta isoform X8 has translation MAVDYFLHDKIWFDKYKYDDAERRFYEQMNGPMGAPSRQQSASTTSSGAAGDQNELLSRISHLEVENQNLRSVVADLQMAIFKLESRLNALEKSSTSHQPSPVPPTQKVEPFSVPSKKVELPAKKAEPAAAEEDDDDDIDLFGSDDEEEDQEAAKVREERLRQYAEKKAKKPGLIAKSSILLDVKPWDDETDMAKMEECVRSIHMDGLVWGASKLVPVGYGIKKLQIQCVVEDEKVGTDILEEEITKFEDYVQSVDIAAFNKI, from the exons atggCTGTGGATTACTTCCTGCACGACAAGATCTGGTTTGACAAGTACAAATACGACGACGCCGAGCGAAGGTTCTACGAGCAGATGAACGGCCCCATGGGTGCCCCCTCCCGCCAGCAG AGTGCAAGCACAAcctcctctggagctgctggtgacCAGAATGAGCTCCTGTCCCGAATTTCCCACCTGGAAGTGGAAAACCAGAACCTCCGCAGTG TTGTTGCAGACCTCCAGATGGCCATTTTCAAGCTGGAAAGCCGCCTGAATGCTCTGGAGAAATCTTCAACTTCCCACCAGCCCTCACCTGTTCCTCCAACCCAG AAAGTGGAACCGTTCAGCGTTCCCTCCAAAAAAGTGGAGCTCCCAGCCAAGAAAGCTGAGCCAGCTGCTGCcgaggaggatgatgatgatgacattGACCTTTTTGGGAGCGATGATGAGGAGGAAGACCAGGAAGCTGCCAAAGTCCGGGAAGAGCGGCTCCGGCAGTACGCGGAGAAGAAGGCCAAGAAGCCAGGACTCATCGCCAAGTCTTCCATCCTGCTGGATGTGAAGCCA TGGGATGACGAGACTGACATGGCCAAGATGGAGGAGTGCGTGCGGTCCATCCACATGGACGGTCTGGTGTGGGGCGCCTCCAAACTGGTCCCAGTTGGATACGGAATCAAGAAACTCCAAATCCAGTGCGTGGTGGAGGACGAGAAAGTCGGGACAGACATCCTGGAGGAGGAGATCACCAAGTTTGAGGACTAT GTGCAGAGCGTGGATATTGCTGCTTTTAACAAGATTTAG
- the EEF1D gene encoding elongation factor 1-delta isoform X5 — MRTRKNPCSVDKVCLEKHRNDEIEQEEPDREAPEPEAINGICHEDSIEGEFKGDPKKTRNGKKQRKRKRSPKPKAQDSKLEAILEGMLAEHVWFDKPLYDRAESAYRKKLADSQSWELPETGKMAQESPAVARSKSSHEVPKARMLPVCSHGSLAACHHVVQGIWINKFDFDKAERAFMEKSQFFLPPNVLAIPSVWANSRLGTPDEGYSTALPTPATPGLAPDIPNSPVASIPSLPSSDQQTVNGKPQISNWEVLASEVWLEKPLYDDAEKNFYEKMLDGHPSDKTQRRPRGCPEASKNHNHGKQMGIATSNHQFPDIPKENPTCFFLHKDSESVWLNKVTYDRAESRYFALEAARAAEKTGIQESAAGNPSHPAAPSIPAPEMKKMAVDYFLHDKIWFDKYKYDDAERRFYEQMNGPMGAPSRQQENGASTILRDIARARENIQKSLAGQQKTPARSKEAPCARPKKQSGRSTSASTTSSGAAGDQNELLSRISHLEVENQNLRSVVADLQMAIFKLESRLNALEKSSTSHQPSPVPPTQKVEPFSVPSKKVELPAKKAEPAAAEEDDDDDIDLFGSDDEEEDQEAAKVREERLRQYAEKKAKKPGLIAKSSILLDVKPWDDETDMAKMEECVRSIHMDGLVWGASKLVPVGYGIKKLQIQCVVEDEKVGTDILEEEITKFEDYVQSVDIAAFNKI, encoded by the exons ATGAGGACACGGAAAAATCCCTGCTCCGTGGACAAGGTTTGTCTGGAAAAGCACCGGAACGACGAGATCGAGCAGGAAGAACCGGACCGGGAAGCACCAGAGCCCGAGGCCATCAACGGGATCTGCCACGAGGATTCCATCGAGGGGGAATTCAAAGGGGACCCGAAAAAAACCAGGAATGGCAAAAAACAACGGAAACGGAAGCGTTCCCCGAAACCCAAAGCTCAGGATTCCAAGCTGGAGGCGATCCTGGAGGGAATGTTGGCGGAACATGTGTGGTTTGACAAGCCCCTCTATGACCGCGCCGAGAGTGCCTACAGGAAAAAATTAGCGGATTCACAGAGTTGGGAATTGCCTGAGACTGGAAAAATGGCTCAGGAATCTCCTGCCGTGGCCAGGTCAAAATCCAGCCATGAAGTTCCCAAGGCAAGGATGCTCCCAGTGTGTTCCCACGGGAGCCTGGCTGCCTGTCACCACGTTGTCCAGGGGATTTGGATCAACAAGTTTGACTTCGATAAGGCCGAGAGGGCGTTCAtggaaaaatcccagtttttccttcctcccaaCGTCCTGGCCATCCCATCTGTGTGGGCGAATTCCAGGCTGGGAACACCGGATGAGGGCTACAGCACAGCCTTGCCCACTCCTGCCACACCAGGCTTGGCTCCCGATATTCCCAACTCTCCTGTGGcctccattcccagtttgcCCAGCTCTGACCAACAGACGGTCAATGGGAAGCCACAGATTTCCAATTGGGAAGTTCTGGCATCTGAGGTGTGGCTGGAAAAGCCTCTCTATGATGATGCtgaaaagaatttttatgaGAAGATGTTGGACGGGCACCCCTCGGATAAAACCCAACGGCGGCCACGTGGCTGCCCGGAAGCATCCAAGAATCACAACCATGGGAAGCAAATGGGAATTGCCACCAGCAACCATCAGTTTCCTGATATTCCCAAGGAAAATCCCACCTGCTTTTTCCTGCACAAGGACAGCGAATCTGTGTGGCTGAATAAGGTGACTTATGACAGGGCCGAATCCCGATACTTTGCCCTGGAAGCGGCCAGAGCAGCGGAGAAAACAGGGATCCAGGAATCTGCTGCTGGAAATCCCTCCCATCCAGCTGCTCCGAGCATTCCTGCACCGGAAATGAA gaaaatggCTGTGGATTACTTCCTGCACGACAAGATCTGGTTTGACAAGTACAAATACGACGACGCCGAGCGAAGGTTCTACGAGCAGATGAACGGCCCCATGGGTGCCCCCTCCCGCCAGCAG GAGAACGGAGCCAGCACGATCCTCCGCGACATTGCCAGAGCCAGGGAGAATATCCAGAAATCGCTGGCCGGA cagcagaagactCCTGCTCGGAGCAAGGAAGCTCCTTGTGCCCGTCCCAAGAAACAGTCGGGACGCTCCACT AGTGCAAGCACAAcctcctctggagctgctggtgacCAGAATGAGCTCCTGTCCCGAATTTCCCACCTGGAAGTGGAAAACCAGAACCTCCGCAGTG TTGTTGCAGACCTCCAGATGGCCATTTTCAAGCTGGAAAGCCGCCTGAATGCTCTGGAGAAATCTTCAACTTCCCACCAGCCCTCACCTGTTCCTCCAACCCAG AAAGTGGAACCGTTCAGCGTTCCCTCCAAAAAAGTGGAGCTCCCAGCCAAGAAAGCTGAGCCAGCTGCTGCcgaggaggatgatgatgatgacattGACCTTTTTGGGAGCGATGATGAGGAGGAAGACCAGGAAGCTGCCAAAGTCCGGGAAGAGCGGCTCCGGCAGTACGCGGAGAAGAAGGCCAAGAAGCCAGGACTCATCGCCAAGTCTTCCATCCTGCTGGATGTGAAGCCA TGGGATGACGAGACTGACATGGCCAAGATGGAGGAGTGCGTGCGGTCCATCCACATGGACGGTCTGGTGTGGGGCGCCTCCAAACTGGTCCCAGTTGGATACGGAATCAAGAAACTCCAAATCCAGTGCGTGGTGGAGGACGAGAAAGTCGGGACAGACATCCTGGAGGAGGAGATCACCAAGTTTGAGGACTAT GTGCAGAGCGTGGATATTGCTGCTTTTAACAAGATTTAG
- the EEF1D gene encoding elongation factor 1-delta isoform X7, whose translation MLMDKKNISCIPLLCCHYICCAYLSMLPIFFGKMRTRKNPCSVDKVCLEKHRNDEIEQEEPDREAPEPEAINGICHEDSIEGEFKGDPKKTRNGKKQRKRKRSPKPKAQDSKLEAILEGMLAEHVWFDKPLYDRAESAYRKKLADSQSWELPETGKMAQESPAVARSKSSHEVPKARMLPVCSHGSLAACHHVVQGIWINKFDFDKAERAFMEKSQFFLPPNVLAIPSVWANSRLGTPDEGYSTALPTPATPGLAPDIPNSPTVNGKPQISNWEVLASEVWLEKPLYDDAEKNFYEKMLDGHPSDKTQRRPRGCPEASKNHNHGKQMGIATSNHQFPDIPKENPTCFFLHKDSESVWLNKVTYDRAESRYFALEAARAAEKTGIQESAAGNPSHPAAPSIPAPEMKKMAVDYFLHDKIWFDKYKYDDAERRFYEQMNGPMGAPSRQQNGASTILRDIARARENIQKSLAGSASTTSSGAAGDQNELLSRISHLEVENQNLRSVVADLQMAIFKLESRLNALEKSSTSHQPSPVPPTQKVEPFSVPSKKVELPAKKAEPAAAEEDDDDDIDLFGSDDEEEDQEAAKVREERLRQYAEKKAKKPGLIAKSSILLDVKPWDDETDMAKMEECVRSIHMDGLVWGASKLVPVGYGIKKLQIQCVVEDEKVGTDILEEEITKFEDYVQSVDIAAFNKI comes from the exons ATGTTAATGGATAAAAAAAACATCTCCTGCATACCCTTGCTTTGCTGCCACTACATTTGTTGTGCTTATCTCTCCATGCTGCCCATTTTTTTCGGGAAGATGAGGACACGGAAAAATCCCTGCTCCGTGGACAAGGTTTGTCTGGAAAAGCACCGGAACGACGAGATCGAGCAGGAAGAACCGGACCGGGAAGCACCAGAGCCCGAGGCCATCAACGGGATCTGCCACGAGGATTCCATCGAGGGGGAATTCAAAGGGGACCCGAAAAAAACCAGGAATGGCAAAAAACAACGGAAACGGAAGCGTTCCCCGAAACCCAAAGCTCAGGATTCCAAGCTGGAGGCGATCCTGGAGGGAATGTTGGCGGAACATGTGTGGTTTGACAAGCCCCTCTATGACCGCGCCGAGAGTGCCTACAGGAAAAAATTAGCGGATTCACAGAGTTGGGAATTGCCTGAGACTGGAAAAATGGCTCAGGAATCTCCTGCCGTGGCCAGGTCAAAATCCAGCCATGAAGTTCCCAAGGCAAGGATGCTCCCAGTGTGTTCCCACGGGAGCCTGGCTGCCTGTCACCACGTTGTCCAGGGGATTTGGATCAACAAGTTTGACTTCGATAAGGCCGAGAGGGCGTTCAtggaaaaatcccagtttttccttcctcccaaCGTCCTGGCCATCCCATCTGTGTGGGCGAATTCCAGGCTGGGAACACCGGATGAGGGCTACAGCACAGCCTTGCCCACTCCTGCCACACCAGGCTTGGCTCCCGATATTCCCAACTCTCCT ACGGTCAATGGGAAGCCACAGATTTCCAATTGGGAAGTTCTGGCATCTGAGGTGTGGCTGGAAAAGCCTCTCTATGATGATGCtgaaaagaatttttatgaGAAGATGTTGGACGGGCACCCCTCGGATAAAACCCAACGGCGGCCACGTGGCTGCCCGGAAGCATCCAAGAATCACAACCATGGGAAGCAAATGGGAATTGCCACCAGCAACCATCAGTTTCCTGATATTCCCAAGGAAAATCCCACCTGCTTTTTCCTGCACAAGGACAGCGAATCTGTGTGGCTGAATAAGGTGACTTATGACAGGGCCGAATCCCGATACTTTGCCCTGGAAGCGGCCAGAGCAGCGGAGAAAACAGGGATCCAGGAATCTGCTGCTGGAAATCCCTCCCATCCAGCTGCTCCGAGCATTCCTGCACCGGAAATGAA gaaaatggCTGTGGATTACTTCCTGCACGACAAGATCTGGTTTGACAAGTACAAATACGACGACGCCGAGCGAAGGTTCTACGAGCAGATGAACGGCCCCATGGGTGCCCCCTCCCGCCAGCAG AACGGAGCCAGCACGATCCTCCGCGACATTGCCAGAGCCAGGGAGAATATCCAGAAATCGCTGGCCGGA AGTGCAAGCACAAcctcctctggagctgctggtgacCAGAATGAGCTCCTGTCCCGAATTTCCCACCTGGAAGTGGAAAACCAGAACCTCCGCAGTG TTGTTGCAGACCTCCAGATGGCCATTTTCAAGCTGGAAAGCCGCCTGAATGCTCTGGAGAAATCTTCAACTTCCCACCAGCCCTCACCTGTTCCTCCAACCCAG AAAGTGGAACCGTTCAGCGTTCCCTCCAAAAAAGTGGAGCTCCCAGCCAAGAAAGCTGAGCCAGCTGCTGCcgaggaggatgatgatgatgacattGACCTTTTTGGGAGCGATGATGAGGAGGAAGACCAGGAAGCTGCCAAAGTCCGGGAAGAGCGGCTCCGGCAGTACGCGGAGAAGAAGGCCAAGAAGCCAGGACTCATCGCCAAGTCTTCCATCCTGCTGGATGTGAAGCCA TGGGATGACGAGACTGACATGGCCAAGATGGAGGAGTGCGTGCGGTCCATCCACATGGACGGTCTGGTGTGGGGCGCCTCCAAACTGGTCCCAGTTGGATACGGAATCAAGAAACTCCAAATCCAGTGCGTGGTGGAGGACGAGAAAGTCGGGACAGACATCCTGGAGGAGGAGATCACCAAGTTTGAGGACTAT GTGCAGAGCGTGGATATTGCTGCTTTTAACAAGATTTAG
- the EEF1D gene encoding elongation factor 1-delta isoform X4, translating into MLMDKKNISCIPLLCCHYICCAYLSMLPIFFGKMRTRKNPCSVDKVCLEKHRNDEIEQEEPDREAPEPEAINGICHEDSIEGEFKGDPKKTRNGKKQRKRKRSPKPKAQDSKLEAILEGMLAEHVWFDKPLYDRAESAYRKKLADSQSWELPETGKMAQESPAVARSKSSHEVPKARMLPVCSHGSLAACHHVVQGIWINKFDFDKAERAFMEKSQFFLPPNVLAIPSVWANSRLGTPDEGYSTALPTPATPGLAPDIPNSPVASIPSLPSSDQQTVNGKPQISNWEVLASEVWLEKPLYDDAEKNFYEKMLDGHPSDKTQRRPRGCPEASKNHNHGKQMGIATSNHQFPDIPKENPTCFFLHKDSESVWLNKVTYDRAESRYFALEAARAAEKTGIQESAAGNPSHPAAPSIPAPEMKKMAVDYFLHDKIWFDKYKYDDAERRFYEQMNGPMGAPSRQQQQKTPARSKEAPCARPKKQSGRSTSASTTSSGAAGDQNELLSRISHLEVENQNLRSVVADLQMAIFKLESRLNALEKSSTSHQPSPVPPTQKVEPFSVPSKKVELPAKKAEPAAAEEDDDDDIDLFGSDDEEEDQEAAKVREERLRQYAEKKAKKPGLIAKSSILLDVKPWDDETDMAKMEECVRSIHMDGLVWGASKLVPVGYGIKKLQIQCVVEDEKVGTDILEEEITKFEDYVQSVDIAAFNKI; encoded by the exons ATGTTAATGGATAAAAAAAACATCTCCTGCATACCCTTGCTTTGCTGCCACTACATTTGTTGTGCTTATCTCTCCATGCTGCCCATTTTTTTCGGGAAGATGAGGACACGGAAAAATCCCTGCTCCGTGGACAAGGTTTGTCTGGAAAAGCACCGGAACGACGAGATCGAGCAGGAAGAACCGGACCGGGAAGCACCAGAGCCCGAGGCCATCAACGGGATCTGCCACGAGGATTCCATCGAGGGGGAATTCAAAGGGGACCCGAAAAAAACCAGGAATGGCAAAAAACAACGGAAACGGAAGCGTTCCCCGAAACCCAAAGCTCAGGATTCCAAGCTGGAGGCGATCCTGGAGGGAATGTTGGCGGAACATGTGTGGTTTGACAAGCCCCTCTATGACCGCGCCGAGAGTGCCTACAGGAAAAAATTAGCGGATTCACAGAGTTGGGAATTGCCTGAGACTGGAAAAATGGCTCAGGAATCTCCTGCCGTGGCCAGGTCAAAATCCAGCCATGAAGTTCCCAAGGCAAGGATGCTCCCAGTGTGTTCCCACGGGAGCCTGGCTGCCTGTCACCACGTTGTCCAGGGGATTTGGATCAACAAGTTTGACTTCGATAAGGCCGAGAGGGCGTTCAtggaaaaatcccagtttttccttcctcccaaCGTCCTGGCCATCCCATCTGTGTGGGCGAATTCCAGGCTGGGAACACCGGATGAGGGCTACAGCACAGCCTTGCCCACTCCTGCCACACCAGGCTTGGCTCCCGATATTCCCAACTCTCCTGTGGcctccattcccagtttgcCCAGCTCTGACCAACAGACGGTCAATGGGAAGCCACAGATTTCCAATTGGGAAGTTCTGGCATCTGAGGTGTGGCTGGAAAAGCCTCTCTATGATGATGCtgaaaagaatttttatgaGAAGATGTTGGACGGGCACCCCTCGGATAAAACCCAACGGCGGCCACGTGGCTGCCCGGAAGCATCCAAGAATCACAACCATGGGAAGCAAATGGGAATTGCCACCAGCAACCATCAGTTTCCTGATATTCCCAAGGAAAATCCCACCTGCTTTTTCCTGCACAAGGACAGCGAATCTGTGTGGCTGAATAAGGTGACTTATGACAGGGCCGAATCCCGATACTTTGCCCTGGAAGCGGCCAGAGCAGCGGAGAAAACAGGGATCCAGGAATCTGCTGCTGGAAATCCCTCCCATCCAGCTGCTCCGAGCATTCCTGCACCGGAAATGAA gaaaatggCTGTGGATTACTTCCTGCACGACAAGATCTGGTTTGACAAGTACAAATACGACGACGCCGAGCGAAGGTTCTACGAGCAGATGAACGGCCCCATGGGTGCCCCCTCCCGCCAGCAG cagcagaagactCCTGCTCGGAGCAAGGAAGCTCCTTGTGCCCGTCCCAAGAAACAGTCGGGACGCTCCACT AGTGCAAGCACAAcctcctctggagctgctggtgacCAGAATGAGCTCCTGTCCCGAATTTCCCACCTGGAAGTGGAAAACCAGAACCTCCGCAGTG TTGTTGCAGACCTCCAGATGGCCATTTTCAAGCTGGAAAGCCGCCTGAATGCTCTGGAGAAATCTTCAACTTCCCACCAGCCCTCACCTGTTCCTCCAACCCAG AAAGTGGAACCGTTCAGCGTTCCCTCCAAAAAAGTGGAGCTCCCAGCCAAGAAAGCTGAGCCAGCTGCTGCcgaggaggatgatgatgatgacattGACCTTTTTGGGAGCGATGATGAGGAGGAAGACCAGGAAGCTGCCAAAGTCCGGGAAGAGCGGCTCCGGCAGTACGCGGAGAAGAAGGCCAAGAAGCCAGGACTCATCGCCAAGTCTTCCATCCTGCTGGATGTGAAGCCA TGGGATGACGAGACTGACATGGCCAAGATGGAGGAGTGCGTGCGGTCCATCCACATGGACGGTCTGGTGTGGGGCGCCTCCAAACTGGTCCCAGTTGGATACGGAATCAAGAAACTCCAAATCCAGTGCGTGGTGGAGGACGAGAAAGTCGGGACAGACATCCTGGAGGAGGAGATCACCAAGTTTGAGGACTAT GTGCAGAGCGTGGATATTGCTGCTTTTAACAAGATTTAG
- the EEF1D gene encoding elongation factor 1-delta isoform X1: protein MLMDKKNISCIPLLCCHYICCAYLSMLPIFFGKMRTRKNPCSVDKVCLEKHRNDEIEQEEPDREAPEPEAINGICHEDSIEGEFKGDPKKTRNGKKQRKRKRSPKPKAQDSKLEAILEGMLAEHVWFDKPLYDRAESAYRKKLADSQSWELPETGKMAQESPAVARSKSSHEVPKARMLPVCSHGSLAACHHVVQGIWINKFDFDKAERAFMEKSQFFLPPNVLAIPSVWANSRLGTPDEGYSTALPTPATPGLAPDIPNSPVASIPSLPSSDQQTVNGKPQISNWEVLASEVWLEKPLYDDAEKNFYEKMLDGHPSDKTQRRPRGCPEASKNHNHGKQMGIATSNHQFPDIPKENPTCFFLHKDSESVWLNKVTYDRAESRYFALEAARAAEKTGIQESAAGNPSHPAAPSIPAPEMKKMAVDYFLHDKIWFDKYKYDDAERRFYEQMNGPMGAPSRQQENGASTILRDIARARENIQKSLAGQQKTPARSKEAPCARPKKQSGRSTSASTTSSGAAGDQNELLSRISHLEVENQNLRSVVADLQMAIFKLESRLNALEKSSTSHQPSPVPPTQKVEPFSVPSKKVELPAKKAEPAAAEEDDDDDIDLFGSDDEEEDQEAAKVREERLRQYAEKKAKKPGLIAKSSILLDVKPWDDETDMAKMEECVRSIHMDGLVWGASKLVPVGYGIKKLQIQCVVEDEKVGTDILEEEITKFEDYVQSVDIAAFNKI, encoded by the exons ATGTTAATGGATAAAAAAAACATCTCCTGCATACCCTTGCTTTGCTGCCACTACATTTGTTGTGCTTATCTCTCCATGCTGCCCATTTTTTTCGGGAAGATGAGGACACGGAAAAATCCCTGCTCCGTGGACAAGGTTTGTCTGGAAAAGCACCGGAACGACGAGATCGAGCAGGAAGAACCGGACCGGGAAGCACCAGAGCCCGAGGCCATCAACGGGATCTGCCACGAGGATTCCATCGAGGGGGAATTCAAAGGGGACCCGAAAAAAACCAGGAATGGCAAAAAACAACGGAAACGGAAGCGTTCCCCGAAACCCAAAGCTCAGGATTCCAAGCTGGAGGCGATCCTGGAGGGAATGTTGGCGGAACATGTGTGGTTTGACAAGCCCCTCTATGACCGCGCCGAGAGTGCCTACAGGAAAAAATTAGCGGATTCACAGAGTTGGGAATTGCCTGAGACTGGAAAAATGGCTCAGGAATCTCCTGCCGTGGCCAGGTCAAAATCCAGCCATGAAGTTCCCAAGGCAAGGATGCTCCCAGTGTGTTCCCACGGGAGCCTGGCTGCCTGTCACCACGTTGTCCAGGGGATTTGGATCAACAAGTTTGACTTCGATAAGGCCGAGAGGGCGTTCAtggaaaaatcccagtttttccttcctcccaaCGTCCTGGCCATCCCATCTGTGTGGGCGAATTCCAGGCTGGGAACACCGGATGAGGGCTACAGCACAGCCTTGCCCACTCCTGCCACACCAGGCTTGGCTCCCGATATTCCCAACTCTCCTGTGGcctccattcccagtttgcCCAGCTCTGACCAACAGACGGTCAATGGGAAGCCACAGATTTCCAATTGGGAAGTTCTGGCATCTGAGGTGTGGCTGGAAAAGCCTCTCTATGATGATGCtgaaaagaatttttatgaGAAGATGTTGGACGGGCACCCCTCGGATAAAACCCAACGGCGGCCACGTGGCTGCCCGGAAGCATCCAAGAATCACAACCATGGGAAGCAAATGGGAATTGCCACCAGCAACCATCAGTTTCCTGATATTCCCAAGGAAAATCCCACCTGCTTTTTCCTGCACAAGGACAGCGAATCTGTGTGGCTGAATAAGGTGACTTATGACAGGGCCGAATCCCGATACTTTGCCCTGGAAGCGGCCAGAGCAGCGGAGAAAACAGGGATCCAGGAATCTGCTGCTGGAAATCCCTCCCATCCAGCTGCTCCGAGCATTCCTGCACCGGAAATGAA gaaaatggCTGTGGATTACTTCCTGCACGACAAGATCTGGTTTGACAAGTACAAATACGACGACGCCGAGCGAAGGTTCTACGAGCAGATGAACGGCCCCATGGGTGCCCCCTCCCGCCAGCAG GAGAACGGAGCCAGCACGATCCTCCGCGACATTGCCAGAGCCAGGGAGAATATCCAGAAATCGCTGGCCGGA cagcagaagactCCTGCTCGGAGCAAGGAAGCTCCTTGTGCCCGTCCCAAGAAACAGTCGGGACGCTCCACT AGTGCAAGCACAAcctcctctggagctgctggtgacCAGAATGAGCTCCTGTCCCGAATTTCCCACCTGGAAGTGGAAAACCAGAACCTCCGCAGTG TTGTTGCAGACCTCCAGATGGCCATTTTCAAGCTGGAAAGCCGCCTGAATGCTCTGGAGAAATCTTCAACTTCCCACCAGCCCTCACCTGTTCCTCCAACCCAG AAAGTGGAACCGTTCAGCGTTCCCTCCAAAAAAGTGGAGCTCCCAGCCAAGAAAGCTGAGCCAGCTGCTGCcgaggaggatgatgatgatgacattGACCTTTTTGGGAGCGATGATGAGGAGGAAGACCAGGAAGCTGCCAAAGTCCGGGAAGAGCGGCTCCGGCAGTACGCGGAGAAGAAGGCCAAGAAGCCAGGACTCATCGCCAAGTCTTCCATCCTGCTGGATGTGAAGCCA TGGGATGACGAGACTGACATGGCCAAGATGGAGGAGTGCGTGCGGTCCATCCACATGGACGGTCTGGTGTGGGGCGCCTCCAAACTGGTCCCAGTTGGATACGGAATCAAGAAACTCCAAATCCAGTGCGTGGTGGAGGACGAGAAAGTCGGGACAGACATCCTGGAGGAGGAGATCACCAAGTTTGAGGACTAT GTGCAGAGCGTGGATATTGCTGCTTTTAACAAGATTTAG